A stretch of Amblyraja radiata isolate CabotCenter1 chromosome 6, sAmbRad1.1.pri, whole genome shotgun sequence DNA encodes these proteins:
- the polr1d gene encoding protein POLR1D, producing MEKDGELERKAVEELLTEAKRGKARAETMGPMGWMKCPLPGANKRFLINTIKNTIPSRKPTYEQRQREEVKDSNLNENERRKKEKTHKNSFQPYQHGSKSRVKSNRSPSPRESDSKRNTKKYKSTNDY from the exons ATGGAGAAAGATGGCGAGCTCGAGAG GAAAGCTGTGGAAGAACTTCTTACAGAAGCAAAACGTGGAAAAGCCAGGGCTGAAACAATGGGACCCATGGGCTG GATGAAGTGTCCTCTTCCAGGAGCTAACAAACGGTTTCTCATCAATACTATTAAGAATACAATACCATCTCGAAAGCCAACATATGAGCAGAGACAAAGGGAAGAGGTTAAGGATTCCAATCTAAATGAGAATGAacgaagaaaaaaagaaaagactcaCAAAAACAGTTTTCAACCCTATCAACATGGATCAAAATCTCGAGTGAAATCTAACAGGTCTCCATCTCCGAGGGAAAGTGACTCAAAAAGAAACACTAAAAAATACAAGAGTACAAATGATtattga